A portion of the Pseudomonas sp. PSE14 genome contains these proteins:
- a CDS encoding class I SAM-dependent methyltransferase, which produces MPVLASPFAQLDLVRHPEQREDPLQAFDAADEYLLNHLHEQGVGADTRVLVLNDSFGALAASLAPHVRVTSSGDSHLGFIALQRNLELNGLADTPLTFVPASETPQGPFDHVLVRVPKTLALLEEQLIRLHGQLAPGTKVVAAGMIKHLPRAAGDLLEKYIGPMQASLAVKKARLLVATAEQRPAPASPYPTRYRLDKPALTLVNHANVFCREGLDIGTRAFLPHLPQYHHAVRAADLGCGNGVLAIAFAQQNPQAELTLVDESYMAVQSARENWQAAFGNRPVDIHADDGLASQAAESLDLVLCNPPFHQQQVVGDFLAWRMFQQARAALVTGGELWIVGNRHLGYHAKLKRLFRGVEQVAANPKFVVLKATK; this is translated from the coding sequence ATGCCTGTCCTCGCCAGCCCCTTCGCCCAGCTCGACCTGGTCCGCCACCCCGAACAGCGCGAAGACCCGCTGCAGGCGTTCGACGCGGCCGACGAGTACCTGCTCAATCACCTGCATGAGCAAGGCGTCGGCGCAGACACCCGGGTCCTGGTGCTCAACGACAGTTTTGGTGCCCTCGCCGCCAGCCTCGCCCCCCATGTGCGCGTGACCAGCAGCGGCGATTCGCACCTGGGCTTCATCGCCCTGCAACGCAACCTGGAGCTCAACGGTCTGGCAGACACGCCGCTGACCTTCGTGCCCGCCAGCGAAACCCCGCAAGGCCCGTTCGACCATGTGCTGGTGCGGGTGCCCAAGACCCTGGCGCTGCTGGAAGAACAGCTGATCCGCCTGCACGGCCAGCTCGCGCCGGGGACCAAGGTGGTCGCCGCCGGCATGATCAAGCACCTGCCCCGCGCCGCCGGCGACCTGCTGGAGAAGTACATCGGCCCGATGCAGGCCTCGCTGGCGGTGAAAAAGGCCCGCCTGCTGGTCGCCACTGCCGAGCAACGTCCGGCGCCGGCGTCGCCCTACCCCACCCGCTACCGCCTGGACAAGCCGGCGCTGACGCTGGTCAACCACGCCAACGTGTTCTGCCGCGAAGGCCTGGACATCGGCACCCGCGCCTTCCTCCCGCACCTGCCGCAATACCACCATGCCGTACGCGCCGCCGACCTGGGCTGTGGCAACGGCGTGCTGGCCATCGCCTTCGCCCAGCAGAATCCGCAGGCGGAACTGACGCTGGTGGACGAGTCCTACATGGCCGTGCAATCGGCGCGGGAAAACTGGCAGGCCGCCTTCGGCAATCGTCCTGTGGATATCCATGCCGACGACGGCCTCGCCAGCCAGGCCGCCGAGTCCCTGGACCTGGTGCTGTGCAACCCGCCCTTCCACCAGCAGCAGGTGGTCGGCGACTTCCTCGCCTGGCGCATGTTCCAGCAGGCGCGCGCCGCGCTGGTCACCGGCGGCGAACTGTGGATCGTCGGCAACCGCCACCTGGGCTACCACGCCAAGCTCAAACGCCTGTTCCGCGGCGTCGAGCAGGTGGCGGCAAATCCGAAATTCGTGGTGCTGAAAGCGACCAAATAA
- a CDS encoding nucleotidyltransferase family protein: MTVVALVLAAGQGSRFGADKRRATLPDGRCLLAHSVERAQAVFDEVCVVLREGERVEDFGLPAGCQVIHSPDAALGMGHSLAAGAVSLSDSDAQAVAILLGDMPWIAPQTLRALSEAASASSILFPIFEGQRGHPVLFGREFWPALTQLTGDEGARTVVQANRDRCVTLEVADAGVLRDVDTPNALRS; the protein is encoded by the coding sequence GTGACGGTTGTCGCACTGGTCCTGGCTGCCGGCCAGGGCTCGCGCTTCGGCGCCGACAAGCGCCGTGCGACCCTGCCTGATGGCCGCTGCCTGCTGGCGCACAGCGTCGAGCGGGCCCAGGCGGTGTTCGATGAAGTGTGTGTGGTGCTGCGTGAGGGCGAGCGGGTGGAGGACTTCGGTCTGCCTGCCGGTTGCCAGGTTATCCACAGCCCGGACGCCGCGTTGGGCATGGGCCACAGTCTGGCTGCTGGTGCGGTTTCCCTGAGCGACAGCGACGCCCAGGCGGTCGCCATCCTGCTCGGCGACATGCCGTGGATCGCTCCTCAGACTCTGCGTGCGTTGAGCGAAGCAGCCAGCGCTTCGAGCATTCTTTTTCCGATTTTCGAAGGCCAGCGCGGGCACCCCGTGTTGTTCGGCCGCGAGTTCTGGCCCGCGCTGACGCAGCTCACCGGCGATGAAGGCGCGCGGACCGTTGTTCAGGCGAACCGCGATCGTTGCGTCACCCTGGAAGTCGCCGATGCGGGCGTGCTCCGTGATGTCGACACGCCGAACGCCTTGCGCTCCTGA
- a CDS encoding ferredoxin--NADP reductase, translating to MTASEEKFTRQTLLDVQTLTPSLFTLRTTRDSGYRFRAGQFARLGVYKASGSIVWRAYSMVSAPHDEFLEFFSIVVPDGEFTSELSRLQVGDQLLVDRQAFGFLTLDRFPDGRDLWLLATGTGLAPFLSILQDFEAWERFETIKLVYSAREEKELAYRELIASFSAMEHLAEHIHKLQFIPVVTRESVPGCLNARITTLIENGELERAAGLELSPEHSRVMLCGNPQMIEDTRAVLKARGMSLALTRKPGQIAVENYW from the coding sequence ATGACCGCCAGCGAAGAGAAGTTCACCCGCCAGACCCTGCTGGACGTGCAGACGCTCACGCCGAGCCTGTTCACCCTGCGCACCACCCGCGACAGCGGCTACCGCTTCCGCGCCGGGCAGTTCGCCCGCCTGGGCGTGTACAAGGCCAGCGGCAGCATCGTCTGGCGCGCCTACTCGATGGTTTCGGCCCCCCACGATGAGTTCCTCGAATTCTTCTCCATCGTGGTGCCCGACGGCGAATTCACCAGCGAACTCAGCCGCCTGCAGGTCGGCGACCAGTTGCTGGTGGACCGCCAGGCTTTCGGCTTCCTCACCCTCGACCGCTTCCCCGACGGCCGCGATCTCTGGTTGCTGGCCACCGGCACCGGTCTTGCGCCCTTCCTGTCGATCCTGCAGGACTTCGAGGCGTGGGAGCGCTTCGAGACCATCAAGCTGGTCTACAGCGCCCGCGAAGAGAAGGAACTGGCCTACCGCGAGCTGATCGCCAGTTTCAGCGCGATGGAGCACCTGGCGGAGCACATCCACAAGCTGCAGTTCATTCCAGTGGTTACCCGCGAAAGCGTCCCCGGCTGCCTGAATGCGCGGATCACCACGCTGATCGAGAACGGTGAGCTGGAGCGCGCCGCCGGTCTGGAGCTCAGCCCGGAGCATTCGCGCGTGATGCTCTGCGGCAACCCGCAGATGATCGAGGACACCCGCGCCGTGCTGAAGGCGCGCGGCATGAGCCTGGCGCTGACCCGCAAGCCCGGGCAGATTGCGGTGGAGAATTACTGGTAG
- a CDS encoding alpha/beta fold hydrolase: MTVQESPLAVAELIRTADGVDLALRRVGPADGVPVVLTHGTFSNHRSCLGLANYLGSRGFACWLFDWRGHGDSGRNGFIHSFDDVAEQDVPAILDAVSRRSGHTALHWIGHSGGGLIVSMWAARNPELAKRRLRSTVLIGSQATAAGASLQHRLAILGFDWMLRWRRVAPSRPKNVGPEAESARLMRQWCQWNLRRRFDSLEGFDYLAGLADVDLPVLGVAGSGDTFIAPVAGCEALVKAFGGRDAALELFGLETGAREDYRHNRLLLSRNASQEIWPHIAQWLAQR; encoded by the coding sequence ATGACCGTACAGGAATCCCCGCTTGCCGTAGCCGAATTGATCCGTACCGCCGACGGTGTCGATCTCGCCCTGCGCCGCGTAGGCCCTGCGGACGGCGTACCGGTCGTGCTGACCCACGGCACGTTCTCCAACCATCGCAGTTGCCTGGGCCTGGCCAATTATCTTGGCAGCCGTGGCTTCGCCTGCTGGCTATTCGACTGGCGCGGGCATGGCGACAGCGGGCGCAACGGCTTTATCCACAGCTTTGATGATGTAGCCGAGCAGGACGTGCCGGCGATTCTCGATGCGGTGAGTCGGCGTAGCGGACACACGGCACTGCACTGGATCGGCCATTCCGGCGGCGGGCTGATCGTCTCCATGTGGGCGGCACGCAACCCGGAGTTGGCGAAACGTCGGTTGCGCTCGACGGTACTGATCGGTTCCCAGGCCACGGCGGCCGGAGCCAGCCTGCAGCACCGGCTGGCAATCCTGGGGTTCGACTGGATGCTGCGCTGGCGGCGTGTCGCGCCCAGCCGGCCAAAGAATGTCGGTCCGGAGGCGGAGAGCGCACGATTGATGCGGCAGTGGTGCCAGTGGAACCTGCGGCGGCGCTTCGATTCGCTGGAGGGCTTCGATTATCTGGCGGGACTTGCTGACGTCGATCTACCGGTGCTCGGCGTGGCGGGCAGCGGTGATACCTTCATTGCGCCCGTCGCCGGGTGCGAGGCGCTGGTGAAGGCGTTCGGCGGGCGTGATGCGGCGCTGGAGCTGTTCGGACTGGAGACCGGTGCGCGAGAGGACTACCGCCATAACCGGTTACTGCTGTCGCGCAATGCCAGTCAGGAAATCTGGCCGCATATTGCGCAGTGGCTGGCGCAGCGCTGA
- the mscL gene encoding large-conductance mechanosensitive channel protein MscL, whose translation MSLLSEFKAFAVKGNVVDMAVGIIIGAAFGKIVSSFVGDVIMPPIGLLIGGVDFSDLAITLKAAEGNTPAVVMAYGKFIQTCLDFLIVAFAIFMGVKAINRFKREEEAAPAAPTKDQELLSEIRDLLKEQRNRSS comes from the coding sequence ATGAGTCTGCTTAGCGAGTTCAAGGCCTTCGCCGTCAAGGGCAACGTGGTCGACATGGCCGTCGGTATCATCATCGGCGCCGCCTTCGGCAAGATCGTCTCGTCCTTCGTCGGCGACGTGATCATGCCGCCCATCGGCCTGCTGATCGGTGGCGTGGACTTCTCCGACCTGGCCATCACCCTCAAGGCCGCCGAGGGCAATACGCCAGCCGTCGTGATGGCCTACGGCAAATTCATCCAGACCTGCCTGGACTTCCTGATCGTCGCCTTCGCCATCTTCATGGGCGTGAAGGCCATCAACCGCTTCAAGCGCGAGGAAGAGGCCGCGCCGGCTGCGCCGACCAAGGACCAGGAACTGCTGAGCGAAATCCGCGACCTGCTCAAGGAGCAGCGCAACCGCTCGTCCTGA